A portion of the Mesobacillus jeotgali genome contains these proteins:
- a CDS encoding TrkH family potassium uptake protein: MRRKLFIMLDPPKILVLGFGAIILIGALLLSLPSATTDGKGLSLLDALFTATSATCVTGLVVVDTGDTFTTFGEVVILSMIQVGGLGFMSFATLLAFILGKRISLKERLVIQEAFNNATVEGVVRLVKRILIFTAVAEIGGGILLSLRFSQDMAAGKAIYFGFFHAISNFNNAGFDLMGDFRSLTAYAEDPIVNITVISLISLGGIGFIVMNELFEYRSTRRLSLHSKMALAVSGFLVAGGTILVFILEYNNPATLKPLSAAGKIFGAFYQAVTPRTAGSNTLSIPDLQQSTLFLIIFLMFIGASPGSTGGGIKTTTLAVLIGAVKSQIRGREDVTFFGRRMDYSIVSKSLTVTLIAIFLVISMTMVLTITEQGKDFLMIFFEVVSAFSTVGLSMGLTPDLSPYGKIFILITMFAGRVGPLTLAYAVARKRKEDHYRYPAGKVMIG; this comes from the coding sequence ATGCGCAGGAAATTGTTTATTATGCTTGACCCTCCAAAGATACTTGTCTTGGGTTTCGGAGCGATTATCCTGATTGGGGCATTGTTGCTGTCACTGCCATCTGCAACAACTGATGGCAAGGGACTTTCGCTGCTTGATGCATTATTCACAGCAACATCCGCCACCTGTGTGACAGGACTTGTAGTTGTTGATACCGGCGACACGTTCACCACCTTTGGAGAAGTGGTCATCCTGTCGATGATTCAGGTCGGCGGATTGGGATTCATGAGCTTCGCTACATTGCTCGCATTCATTCTAGGAAAAAGAATTTCATTAAAAGAAAGATTGGTCATCCAGGAAGCGTTCAACAACGCAACGGTTGAAGGAGTCGTAAGGCTTGTAAAAAGAATCCTGATTTTTACAGCCGTCGCCGAAATTGGCGGGGGAATCCTTCTGTCATTGAGATTTTCACAGGACATGGCTGCTGGAAAAGCTATTTATTTCGGTTTCTTCCACGCAATTTCAAACTTTAATAATGCCGGGTTTGACTTGATGGGAGATTTCAGGAGCCTTACCGCCTATGCTGAAGATCCCATCGTAAATATTACGGTGATTTCACTGATCAGCCTGGGAGGCATAGGCTTCATCGTAATGAATGAATTGTTTGAATACCGAAGCACCCGTCGGTTGTCCCTCCACTCAAAAATGGCACTGGCTGTTTCGGGTTTTCTGGTAGCTGGCGGTACCATCCTGGTTTTTATTCTGGAGTATAATAACCCAGCTACCCTGAAGCCGTTATCAGCGGCTGGCAAAATATTCGGGGCTTTTTACCAGGCTGTCACACCAAGGACCGCCGGATCTAATACCTTAAGCATTCCGGATTTACAGCAGTCAACCTTGTTTTTGATCATCTTCTTGATGTTCATCGGCGCTTCACCGGGATCAACTGGCGGAGGAATCAAGACAACCACGCTTGCCGTCTTGATCGGTGCCGTCAAATCGCAAATTCGCGGCAGGGAAGATGTAACTTTCTTTGGAAGAAGGATGGATTACAGTATTGTTTCGAAATCTTTGACTGTTACTCTCATAGCTATTTTCTTGGTAATATCCATGACAATGGTGTTGACCATCACAGAGCAGGGAAAAGACTTTCTGATGATTTTTTTTGAAGTGGTGTCAGCCTTTTCAACGGTTGGGCTTTCAATGGGCTTGACGCCGGATTTGTCACCATACGGAAAGATATTCATTTTAATTACAATGTTTGCAGGCCGGGTTGGTCCATTGACACTCGCGTATGCAGTGGCAAGAAAAAGAAAAGAGGATCATTATCGTTATCCAGCTGGAAAAGTGATGATTGGGTAG
- a CDS encoding potassium channel family protein, with protein MARQFAVIGMGRFGSSVAITLYHEGHEVLAIDKSEQHIEEYKEFVTHAVIGDSTDEQTLRAVGIRNFDTVIVAIGDDIQASILTVLILKEMGVSNVVAKALNKHHAQVLFKVGADKVIFPERDMGERVAHQLMASPNVLNFIELSDDYSIEEIKLPMSMAGKNLIEINLRAKYNITVIGVKTGNKVDISPDPEKTLRAEDILIVLGENGDLNRFTKIK; from the coding sequence ATGGCAAGGCAATTCGCAGTAATCGGGATGGGCCGTTTCGGGTCCAGTGTAGCAATCACCCTGTATCATGAAGGACATGAAGTACTGGCTATTGATAAGAGTGAACAGCATATCGAGGAATATAAAGAGTTTGTCACGCATGCAGTAATCGGGGATTCGACCGACGAGCAAACATTGAGGGCAGTCGGGATCCGTAACTTTGATACCGTCATTGTGGCAATCGGTGATGACATTCAGGCTAGTATCCTAACGGTTCTTATTTTAAAAGAAATGGGTGTATCCAATGTCGTAGCAAAGGCCCTCAACAAGCACCATGCACAGGTGTTGTTCAAGGTTGGCGCGGACAAAGTCATCTTCCCGGAACGGGATATGGGGGAGAGGGTTGCCCACCAGCTGATGGCTTCACCGAATGTATTGAATTTCATTGAGCTTTCCGATGACTACAGCATCGAAGAAATCAAGCTGCCAATGAGCATGGCCGGCAAAAATCTGATTGAAATCAATCTTCGTGCTAAATACAATATCACGGTAATTGGCGTTAAAACTGGGAACAAGGTTGATATTTCGCCAGATCCGGAGAAGACGCTGAGAGCAGAGGATATCCTGATTGTCCTTGGGGAAAATGGCGATTTGAACAGGTTTACAAAAATTAAATAA